The following are encoded together in the Pleurocapsa sp. FMAR1 genome:
- a CDS encoding DUF433 domain-containing protein — MNDRELLSRITTNSEVMVGKPVIQGTRLTVEYILNLLGHGASIAEIIEEYDGLVEADIRAYLLFASQSLETTAFMPLSR; from the coding sequence ATGAATGATCGAGAACTACTAAGCCGTATTACTACCAATTCTGAAGTAATGGTAGGAAAACCCGTAATTCAAGGGACACGCCTTACGGTAGAATATATTCTCAATCTTTTGGGTCACGGTGCATCAATAGCAGAGATTATTGAAGAATATGATGGTTTAGTAGAAGCAGATATTAGAGCTTATTTATTGTTTGCTTCTCAATCTCTAGAAACTACAGCATTTATGCCACTAAGTAGGTGA